A part of Neovison vison isolate M4711 chromosome 8, ASM_NN_V1, whole genome shotgun sequence genomic DNA contains:
- the ASXL1 gene encoding polycomb group protein ASXL1 isoform X3 → MKDKQKRKKERTWAEAARLVLENYSDAPMTPKQILQVIEAEGLKEMRSGTSPLACLNAMLHSNSRGGEGLFYKLPGRISLFTLKKDALQWSRSPAAVEGEEPEDTADVESCGSNEASTVSGENDVSLDETSSNASCSAESQSRPLSSPRDSHRASSQANKQKKKTGVMLPRVVLTPLKVNGAHVESASGQMKRNRGEEIDFETPGSILVNTNLRALINSRTFHALPAHFQQQLLFLLPEVDRQVGTDGLLRLSSSALNNEFFTHAAQSWRERLADGEFTHEMQVRIRQEMEKEKKVEQWKEKFFEDYYGQKLGLTKEESLHQSTGHEEADIKSDLRVSGESARPQRGPATRQRDGHFKKRSRPDLRTRARRNLYKKQEPEQAGVAKDTQSVAPDIPVYKDGEAESDSAEAGSPHLPGMASVVPDPESPEFLTQPVASRTQTDPGDLARASVSPDRIPSLPQETADQEPKDQKRKSFEQAASASFPEKKPRLEDRQSFRNTIESVHTEKPQPTKEEPKVPPIRIQLSRIKPPWVVKGQPTYQICPRIVPITESSCRGWTGARTLADIKARALQVRGARGHHCHREAATTAIGGGGGPGGGGGGATDEGGGRGGGSSDGGEACAHPEPSGAPGTPGECASDLQRTQLLPPRPLNGEHIQAGTAMSRARREDLIALRKEESCPRQRVPDVLTSGLEDASQPPIAPTGDQPCQALPPLSSQTPAPERLVEQPALHLDVRTEHEPGTTSWESDDEDRGPSVPPDSGPVQSLLGDVVLEGGPGQALDRDDHPTMKDPVNVTPSSTTVLPLAGCLQDRRCDEELGLGDSCPPTRESATRQEDLTTEALVSDGAAPWVLGLSKDEAVEQPGPDLRERVPSVEPQAVEEWEKALPVIPALPGELTAGEGLDPPNHFPLLWTVPSQGCADDGAGSDRNPVEGEKLRINGDSEALSPHGESTDTASDFEGHLSEDSSEADSSEATVVKRALAVDTDEKHSWNHSASLSKMNGDRSLVTRTDSMATPQSWVSRVCAAPQKIPDSLLLASTEYQPRLLSLGRPGSSLEATNPLVMQLLQGNLPLEKVLPPAQGTGRPESPRLPLLKEQSLGGSLGVRSSQDSAENSCVVGKSSSRPVRASKEPLLPESREASPGLARLEPSQAPGAPQKISKTVPGLDSLYAGTELTAASGKAELDSKEQFSPASLEDKEASDVSQCSNLNAPPARSPGNLTTSRAPCFSSPNAVSLDPDQTGRALGSQNSAGGQGKKLFGPRNEAAALQRPKPVEPMPLPADAPPSFPSWKLGPSKNSVSGGVQTAREDWAPKPPPVSVGGIKSEKTSGGSPLKANAENRNATGPGPRELVDQLQGMPFVLDLPFWKLPREPGKGPGQPLEPSSIPSQLNIKQAFYGKLSKLQLSSTSFNYSSSSSTFPKGLAGSVVQLSHKANFSASHSASLSLQMFADSSTVESISLQCACSLKAMIMCQGCGAFCHDDCIGPSKLCVLCLVVR, encoded by the exons AAGGATGCCCTGCAGTGGTCTCGCAGTCCGGCTGCAGTGGAAGGAGAGGAGCCAGAGGACACAGCCGACGTGGAGAGCTGTGGGTCTAATGAAGCCAGCACTGTGAGCGGTGAAAACGATG TTTCTCTTGACGAAACATCTTCGAATGCATCCTGTTCTGCAGAATCTCAGAGTCGGCCTCTTTCCAGTCCCAGGGACAGCCACAGGGCTTCTTCACAG gcaaacaagcaaaagaaaaagactggGGTGATGCTGCCACGAGTTGTCCTGACTCCTCTGAAGGTAAACGGGGCCCACGTGGAATCGGCGTCAG GTCAGATGAAGCGCAACAGAGGGGAAGAGATCGATTTTGAGACGCCTGGGTCCATTCTTGTCAACACCAACCTCCGGGCCCTGATAAACTCTCGGACCTTCCATGCCCTGCCAGCCCACTTCCAGCAgcagctcctcttcctcctgcctgaAGTGGACAGACAG GTGGGGACAGATGGCCTCTTGCGTCTCAGCAGCAGCGCACTGAATAACGAGTTTTTCACTCATGCGGCTCAGAGCTGGCGGGAGCGCCTGGCTGATG gCGAATTCACTCATGAGATGCAAGTCAGGATCCGacaggaaatggaaaaggaaaagaaggtggAACAGTGGAAGGAAAAGTTCTTTGAAGACTACTATGGACAGAA ATTGGGTTTGACCAAAGAAGAGTCGTTGCATCAGAGCACGGGCCATGAGGAGGCTGACATCAAGAGTGACTTGCGTGTCTCAGGAGAATCAGCACGGCCACAACGTGGTCCAGCCACCCGGCAGCGAGATGGGCATTTCAAGAAACGCTCTCGTCCAGATCTCCGAACCAGAGCCAGAAGGAATCTGTACAAAAAGCAGGAACCAGAACAAGCAGGGGTCGCTAAAGACACACAGTCTGTTGCCCCGGACATTCCTGTCTATAAGGATGGGGAGGCTGAGAGTGACTCAGCAGAGGCGGGCAGCCCGCATCTGCCTGGCATGGCCTCTGTAGTACCTGACCCAGAGAGTCCTGAATTTCTTACCCAACCGGTGGCTTCCCGGACGCAGACCGATCCAGGCGACCTGGCACGGGCCTCCGTGTCTCCAGACAGGATTCCTAGCTTGCCTCAGGAGACTGCGGATCAGGAGCCCAAGGATCAGAAAAGGAAGTCCTTTGAGCAGGCGGCCTCCGCATCCTTTCCCGAAAAGAAGCCGCGGCTTGAAGATCGTCAGTCCTTTCGTAACACAATTGAAAGTGTTCACACCGAAAAGCCACAGCCCACCAAAGAGGAGCCCAAAGTCCCGCCCATCCGG ATTCAACTTTCACGTATCAAACCACCCTGGGTGGTTAAAGGTCAGCCCACTTACCAGATTTGCCCCCGCATCGTCCCCATCACGGAGTCCTCCTGCCGGGGCTGGACTGGTGCCAGGACCCTCGCAGACATTAAAGCCCGTGCTCTGCAAGTCCGAGGGGCGAGAGGCCACCACTGTCATCGAGAGGCGGCCACCACTGCCATCGGAGGGGGGGGTGGCCCGGGTGGAGGTGGCGGCGGGGCCACCGATGAGGGAGGTGGCAGAGGCGGCGGCAGTAGTGATGGTGGTGAGGCCTGTGCCCACCCTGAGCCCAGCGGAGCCCCGGGCACCCCTGGAGAGTGTGCGTCAGATCTACAGCGAACACAACTATTGCCGCCTCGTCCTCTGAATGGGGAGCATATCCAGGCTGGGACTGCCATGTCCAGAGCCAGGAGAGAGGACCTGATTGCTCTTAGAAAGGAGGAGAGCTGCCCACGGCAGAGGGTTCCAGATGTCCTCACAAGTGGGCTAGAAGATGCTTCCCAACCCCCCATTGCTCCAACTGGGGACCAGCCCTGCCAGGCTTTGCCCCCACTGTCCTCCCAAACCCCAGCCCCAGAGAGATTAGTTGAGCAGCCTGCTTTGCATCTAGATGTTAGAACTGAACATGAGCCTGGTACCACTTCCTGGGAAAGCGATGATGAGGATCGTGGACCCTCTGTTCCCCCAGACAGTGGTCCTGTGCAGTCTCTACTAGGGGATGTTGTATTGGAAGGAGGACCTGGCCAGGCTCTAGACCGAGATGATCACCCCACCATGAAGGATCCTGTGAATGTGACTCCTAGTTCCACCACTGTATTGCCATTGGCTGGTTGCTTGCAGGATAGACGGTGTGATGAGGAATTGGGACTTGGTGATTCATGCCCACCCACGAGGGAAAGTGCTACTAGACAAGAAGACTTGACAACTGAGGCCCTCGTCTCTGATGGTGCTGCTCCTTGGGTGCTCGGCCTATCAAAGGATGAGGCAGTGGAACAGCCTGGACCAGACTTGAGGGAACGTGTCCCATCTGTTGAGCCCCAGGCTGTAGAAGAGTGGGAGAAAGCTCTGCCCGTCATTCCTGCGTTACCTGGGGAGTTGACAGCTGGGGAGGGGCTAGACCCCCCTAACCACTTTCCTTTGCTCTGGACAGTACCGTCTCAGGGGTGTGCTGATGATGGTGCTGGCAGCGACCGCAACCCAGTGGAAGGTGAAAAGTTGAGAATCAATGGAGACTCGGAGGCACTGAGTCCTCATGGCGAGTCCACAGATACAGCTTCTGACTTTGAAGGTCACCTGTCTGAGGACAGCAGCGAGGCTGACTCCAGTGAGGCCACCGTTGTGAAGAGAGCCTTGGCTGTGGACACGGATGAGAAACACTCTTGGAACCACTCTGCCTCACTCTCCAAAATGAATGGTGACCGGAGTCTGGTTACAAGGACAGACAGCATGGCTACTCCTCAGAGCTGGGTGTCTCGTGTATGTGCAGCCCCCCAAAAGATTCCAGATTCCCTGCTGCTGGCTAGCACCGAGTACCAGCCgaggcttctgtctctgggcaGGCCTGGGTCCTCATTGGAGGCCACTAACCCACTCGTGATGCAGTTGCTGCAGGGTAACTTGCCCCTAGAAAAGGTTCTTCCCCCAGCCCAAGGCACCGGCAGACCAGAATCCCCACGACTCCCACTTCTGAAAGAACAGAGCCTTGGCGGCTCCCTGGGAGTGCGATCTTCGCAGGATTCAGCAGAAAACAGTTGTGTGGTTGGCAAGAGCAGCTCCCGCCCTGTAAGAGCTTCAAAGGAGCCTCTTCTGCCTGAGAGCCGTGAAGCAAGCCCTGGTCTTGCCAGGCTGGAGCCCAGCCAGGCTCCTGGAGCACCCCAGAAGATTTCCAAGACAGTCCCAGGTCTGGACTCCCTCTATGCAGGGACAGAGCTGACGGctgcctctgggaaagcagaacTGGATTCCAAAGAGCAGTTTTCTCCTGCTAGTTTGGAAGATAAGGAAGCCAGTGACGTGTCCCAGTGCAGTAATTTGAATGCTCCCCCAGCCAGAAGCCCCGGAAATCTCACTACCTCGAGAGCCCCTTGTTTCTCATCTCCAAATGCAGTCTCCCTGGATCCCGATCAGACAGGTCGGGCCCTGGGTAGTCAGAACAGTGCTGGAGGCCAAGGGAAGAAGCTCTTCGGCCCCAGGAATGAGGCTGCAGCCCTTCAGCGCCCCAAACCTGTGGAGCCAATGCCACTGCCCGCTGATGCCCCTCCTAGTTTTCCTAGTTGGAAGTTGGGGCCAAGTAAAAACTCTGTGTCTGGTGGGGTACAGACCGCCAGAGAAGACTGGGCTCCAAAGCCACCACCTGTCTCTGTTGGTGGCATCAAGAGCGAAAAGACTTCTGGGGGGAGCCCTCTCAAGGCAAACGCCGAGAACAGAAATGCCACTGGGCCTGGTCCTCGGGAGCTAGTGGATCAGTTGCAAGGGATGCCCTTTGTCCTTGACCTGCCCTTCTGGAAATTACCCCGAGAACCTGGGAAAGGGCCTGGGCAGCCTCTGGAGccttcctccatcccctcccAACTCAATATCAAACAGGCATTTTACGGGAAGCTTTCCAAACTCCAGCTAAGTTCCACCAGCTTTAATTACTCCTCCAGCTCCTCCACCTTTCCCAAAGGCCTTGCTGGAAGTGTGGTGCAGCTGAGCCACAAAGCAAACTTCAGTGCGAGCCACAGCGCATCCCTTTCCTTGCAGATGTTCGCCGACAGCAGCACCGTGGAAAGCATCTCGCTCCAGTGTGCGTGCAGCCTGAAAGCCATGATCATGTGTCAGGGCTGTGGCGCGTTCTGTCATGACGACTGTATCGGACCCTCCAAACTCTGTGTATTGTGCCTTGTGGTGAGATAA
- the ASXL1 gene encoding polycomb group protein ASXL1 isoform X2 — protein sequence MKDKQKRKKERTWAEAARLVLENYSDAPMTPKQILQVIEAEGLKEMSGTSPLACLNAMLHSNSRGGEGLFYKLPGRISLFTLKKDALQWSRSPAAVEGEEPEDTADVESCGSNEASTVSGENDVSLDETSSNASCSAESQSRPLSSPRDSHRASSQANKQKKKTGVMLPRVVLTPLKVNGAHVESASGFSGRHADGESGSPSSSSSGSLALGSAATRGQAEVARDPAPLLRGFRKPATGQMKRNRGEEIDFETPGSILVNTNLRALINSRTFHALPAHFQQQLLFLLPEVDRQVGTDGLLRLSSSALNNEFFTHAAQSWRERLADGEFTHEMQVRIRQEMEKEKKVEQWKEKFFEDYYGQKLGLTKEESLHQSTGHEEADIKSDLRVSGESARPQRGPATRQRDGHFKKRSRPDLRTRARRNLYKKQEPEQAGVAKDTQSVAPDIPVYKDGEAESDSAEAGSPHLPGMASVVPDPESPEFLTQPVASRTQTDPGDLARASVSPDRIPSLPQETADQEPKDQKRKSFEQAASASFPEKKPRLEDRQSFRNTIESVHTEKPQPTKEEPKVPPIRIQLSRIKPPWVVKGQPTYQICPRIVPITESSCRGWTGARTLADIKARALQVRGARGHHCHREAATTAIGGGGGPGGGGGGATDEGGGRGGGSSDGGEACAHPEPSGAPGTPGECASDLQRTQLLPPRPLNGEHIQAGTAMSRARREDLIALRKEESCPRQRVPDVLTSGLEDASQPPIAPTGDQPCQALPPLSSQTPAPERLVEQPALHLDVRTEHEPGTTSWESDDEDRGPSVPPDSGPVQSLLGDVVLEGGPGQALDRDDHPTMKDPVNVTPSSTTVLPLAGCLQDRRCDEELGLGDSCPPTRESATRQEDLTTEALVSDGAAPWVLGLSKDEAVEQPGPDLRERVPSVEPQAVEEWEKALPVIPALPGELTAGEGLDPPNHFPLLWTVPSQGCADDGAGSDRNPVEGEKLRINGDSEALSPHGESTDTASDFEGHLSEDSSEADSSEATVVKRALAVDTDEKHSWNHSASLSKMNGDRSLVTRTDSMATPQSWVSRVCAAPQKIPDSLLLASTEYQPRLLSLGRPGSSLEATNPLVMQLLQGNLPLEKVLPPAQGTGRPESPRLPLLKEQSLGGSLGVRSSQDSAENSCVVGKSSSRPVRASKEPLLPESREASPGLARLEPSQAPGAPQKISKTVPGLDSLYAGTELTAASGKAELDSKEQFSPASLEDKEASDVSQCSNLNAPPARSPGNLTTSRAPCFSSPNAVSLDPDQTGRALGSQNSAGGQGKKLFGPRNEAAALQRPKPVEPMPLPADAPPSFPSWKLGPSKNSVSGGVQTAREDWAPKPPPVSVGGIKSEKTSGGSPLKANAENRNATGPGPRELVDQLQGMPFVLDLPFWKLPREPGKGPGQPLEPSSIPSQLNIKQAFYGKLSKLQLSSTSFNYSSSSSTFPKGLAGSVVQLSHKANFSASHSASLSLQMFADSSTVESISLQCACSLKAMIMCQGCGAFCHDDCIGPSKLCVLCLVVR from the exons AAGGATGCCCTGCAGTGGTCTCGCAGTCCGGCTGCAGTGGAAGGAGAGGAGCCAGAGGACACAGCCGACGTGGAGAGCTGTGGGTCTAATGAAGCCAGCACTGTGAGCGGTGAAAACGATG TTTCTCTTGACGAAACATCTTCGAATGCATCCTGTTCTGCAGAATCTCAGAGTCGGCCTCTTTCCAGTCCCAGGGACAGCCACAGGGCTTCTTCACAG gcaaacaagcaaaagaaaaagactggGGTGATGCTGCCACGAGTTGTCCTGACTCCTCTGAAGGTAAACGGGGCCCACGTGGAATCGGCGTCAG GGTTCTCGGGCCGCCACGCCGATGGCGAGAGCGGCAGCCcgtccagcagcagcagcggctCTCTGGCCCTGGGCAGCGCTGCTACTCGTGGCCAGGCCGAGGTCGCCCGGGACCCTGCCCCGCTCCTGAGAGGCTTCCGGAAGCCGGCCACAG GTCAGATGAAGCGCAACAGAGGGGAAGAGATCGATTTTGAGACGCCTGGGTCCATTCTTGTCAACACCAACCTCCGGGCCCTGATAAACTCTCGGACCTTCCATGCCCTGCCAGCCCACTTCCAGCAgcagctcctcttcctcctgcctgaAGTGGACAGACAG GTGGGGACAGATGGCCTCTTGCGTCTCAGCAGCAGCGCACTGAATAACGAGTTTTTCACTCATGCGGCTCAGAGCTGGCGGGAGCGCCTGGCTGATG gCGAATTCACTCATGAGATGCAAGTCAGGATCCGacaggaaatggaaaaggaaaagaaggtggAACAGTGGAAGGAAAAGTTCTTTGAAGACTACTATGGACAGAA ATTGGGTTTGACCAAAGAAGAGTCGTTGCATCAGAGCACGGGCCATGAGGAGGCTGACATCAAGAGTGACTTGCGTGTCTCAGGAGAATCAGCACGGCCACAACGTGGTCCAGCCACCCGGCAGCGAGATGGGCATTTCAAGAAACGCTCTCGTCCAGATCTCCGAACCAGAGCCAGAAGGAATCTGTACAAAAAGCAGGAACCAGAACAAGCAGGGGTCGCTAAAGACACACAGTCTGTTGCCCCGGACATTCCTGTCTATAAGGATGGGGAGGCTGAGAGTGACTCAGCAGAGGCGGGCAGCCCGCATCTGCCTGGCATGGCCTCTGTAGTACCTGACCCAGAGAGTCCTGAATTTCTTACCCAACCGGTGGCTTCCCGGACGCAGACCGATCCAGGCGACCTGGCACGGGCCTCCGTGTCTCCAGACAGGATTCCTAGCTTGCCTCAGGAGACTGCGGATCAGGAGCCCAAGGATCAGAAAAGGAAGTCCTTTGAGCAGGCGGCCTCCGCATCCTTTCCCGAAAAGAAGCCGCGGCTTGAAGATCGTCAGTCCTTTCGTAACACAATTGAAAGTGTTCACACCGAAAAGCCACAGCCCACCAAAGAGGAGCCCAAAGTCCCGCCCATCCGG ATTCAACTTTCACGTATCAAACCACCCTGGGTGGTTAAAGGTCAGCCCACTTACCAGATTTGCCCCCGCATCGTCCCCATCACGGAGTCCTCCTGCCGGGGCTGGACTGGTGCCAGGACCCTCGCAGACATTAAAGCCCGTGCTCTGCAAGTCCGAGGGGCGAGAGGCCACCACTGTCATCGAGAGGCGGCCACCACTGCCATCGGAGGGGGGGGTGGCCCGGGTGGAGGTGGCGGCGGGGCCACCGATGAGGGAGGTGGCAGAGGCGGCGGCAGTAGTGATGGTGGTGAGGCCTGTGCCCACCCTGAGCCCAGCGGAGCCCCGGGCACCCCTGGAGAGTGTGCGTCAGATCTACAGCGAACACAACTATTGCCGCCTCGTCCTCTGAATGGGGAGCATATCCAGGCTGGGACTGCCATGTCCAGAGCCAGGAGAGAGGACCTGATTGCTCTTAGAAAGGAGGAGAGCTGCCCACGGCAGAGGGTTCCAGATGTCCTCACAAGTGGGCTAGAAGATGCTTCCCAACCCCCCATTGCTCCAACTGGGGACCAGCCCTGCCAGGCTTTGCCCCCACTGTCCTCCCAAACCCCAGCCCCAGAGAGATTAGTTGAGCAGCCTGCTTTGCATCTAGATGTTAGAACTGAACATGAGCCTGGTACCACTTCCTGGGAAAGCGATGATGAGGATCGTGGACCCTCTGTTCCCCCAGACAGTGGTCCTGTGCAGTCTCTACTAGGGGATGTTGTATTGGAAGGAGGACCTGGCCAGGCTCTAGACCGAGATGATCACCCCACCATGAAGGATCCTGTGAATGTGACTCCTAGTTCCACCACTGTATTGCCATTGGCTGGTTGCTTGCAGGATAGACGGTGTGATGAGGAATTGGGACTTGGTGATTCATGCCCACCCACGAGGGAAAGTGCTACTAGACAAGAAGACTTGACAACTGAGGCCCTCGTCTCTGATGGTGCTGCTCCTTGGGTGCTCGGCCTATCAAAGGATGAGGCAGTGGAACAGCCTGGACCAGACTTGAGGGAACGTGTCCCATCTGTTGAGCCCCAGGCTGTAGAAGAGTGGGAGAAAGCTCTGCCCGTCATTCCTGCGTTACCTGGGGAGTTGACAGCTGGGGAGGGGCTAGACCCCCCTAACCACTTTCCTTTGCTCTGGACAGTACCGTCTCAGGGGTGTGCTGATGATGGTGCTGGCAGCGACCGCAACCCAGTGGAAGGTGAAAAGTTGAGAATCAATGGAGACTCGGAGGCACTGAGTCCTCATGGCGAGTCCACAGATACAGCTTCTGACTTTGAAGGTCACCTGTCTGAGGACAGCAGCGAGGCTGACTCCAGTGAGGCCACCGTTGTGAAGAGAGCCTTGGCTGTGGACACGGATGAGAAACACTCTTGGAACCACTCTGCCTCACTCTCCAAAATGAATGGTGACCGGAGTCTGGTTACAAGGACAGACAGCATGGCTACTCCTCAGAGCTGGGTGTCTCGTGTATGTGCAGCCCCCCAAAAGATTCCAGATTCCCTGCTGCTGGCTAGCACCGAGTACCAGCCgaggcttctgtctctgggcaGGCCTGGGTCCTCATTGGAGGCCACTAACCCACTCGTGATGCAGTTGCTGCAGGGTAACTTGCCCCTAGAAAAGGTTCTTCCCCCAGCCCAAGGCACCGGCAGACCAGAATCCCCACGACTCCCACTTCTGAAAGAACAGAGCCTTGGCGGCTCCCTGGGAGTGCGATCTTCGCAGGATTCAGCAGAAAACAGTTGTGTGGTTGGCAAGAGCAGCTCCCGCCCTGTAAGAGCTTCAAAGGAGCCTCTTCTGCCTGAGAGCCGTGAAGCAAGCCCTGGTCTTGCCAGGCTGGAGCCCAGCCAGGCTCCTGGAGCACCCCAGAAGATTTCCAAGACAGTCCCAGGTCTGGACTCCCTCTATGCAGGGACAGAGCTGACGGctgcctctgggaaagcagaacTGGATTCCAAAGAGCAGTTTTCTCCTGCTAGTTTGGAAGATAAGGAAGCCAGTGACGTGTCCCAGTGCAGTAATTTGAATGCTCCCCCAGCCAGAAGCCCCGGAAATCTCACTACCTCGAGAGCCCCTTGTTTCTCATCTCCAAATGCAGTCTCCCTGGATCCCGATCAGACAGGTCGGGCCCTGGGTAGTCAGAACAGTGCTGGAGGCCAAGGGAAGAAGCTCTTCGGCCCCAGGAATGAGGCTGCAGCCCTTCAGCGCCCCAAACCTGTGGAGCCAATGCCACTGCCCGCTGATGCCCCTCCTAGTTTTCCTAGTTGGAAGTTGGGGCCAAGTAAAAACTCTGTGTCTGGTGGGGTACAGACCGCCAGAGAAGACTGGGCTCCAAAGCCACCACCTGTCTCTGTTGGTGGCATCAAGAGCGAAAAGACTTCTGGGGGGAGCCCTCTCAAGGCAAACGCCGAGAACAGAAATGCCACTGGGCCTGGTCCTCGGGAGCTAGTGGATCAGTTGCAAGGGATGCCCTTTGTCCTTGACCTGCCCTTCTGGAAATTACCCCGAGAACCTGGGAAAGGGCCTGGGCAGCCTCTGGAGccttcctccatcccctcccAACTCAATATCAAACAGGCATTTTACGGGAAGCTTTCCAAACTCCAGCTAAGTTCCACCAGCTTTAATTACTCCTCCAGCTCCTCCACCTTTCCCAAAGGCCTTGCTGGAAGTGTGGTGCAGCTGAGCCACAAAGCAAACTTCAGTGCGAGCCACAGCGCATCCCTTTCCTTGCAGATGTTCGCCGACAGCAGCACCGTGGAAAGCATCTCGCTCCAGTGTGCGTGCAGCCTGAAAGCCATGATCATGTGTCAGGGCTGTGGCGCGTTCTGTCATGACGACTGTATCGGACCCTCCAAACTCTGTGTATTGTGCCTTGTGGTGAGATAA